TTTTATAGGTATGAGCTCTGTATTTACTGCAACATTTTTAGTTAAGTGTCCTTTGGCACTTTACTGTGGAAAAATACATGTGGTTTCCATTGCTCATAACGTGAACTAGTAACTTTCTCAACCTTAAAGTAATACAAGGTATTTGCAGGTGATAGAATGCtattattctttcctttctgagaaggaaaaagtgttGAAAGTGATGCTGTTCTTATGACAGTTTTCTGTTGCTACTTTTCtagacttaattaaaaaaaaaatctccatgtAGTGGACTTTTCTGGAAGTCTTTTACTGACCTTCTGATTTTTTCATTATGGTATAGTATGATACAGTTGCCTTCCGTCTGTTGGATTGGTTGAGCTAGGTTTCTTGccttgcttattttaaatatgttactGATTTTCATTACAGGTCCTGGAAGATGTTCATTAGTAATACTGCATTTTAACCTCACTGTTCTTAGAACCAGGTGACAGGGGTAGTTGAACTTCTGTGAGTTACTATCTGAGTAGTAAAACTTTCAACCTATAGGCAAATACTGTgactttcatagaatcattaaggttggaaaagacctttaagatcatctagttcaaccatacacctaccaccaatattacccactaaaccatgtccctaagtactACATGCAACTTTCCTTTAAATGTCTCCGGGGATGTTGACTCAACCACTTTCCCTGgacaacttgttccagtgcctaaccacttttttatgagaaataatttctcctaatttccaacctgaacatCCTCTGGCAgaacttgaggccattccctctagtcctaccactagttatctgtgagaataggtcaacccccagctccccacaccttcctttcaggtagtttcAGAGAtcaataaggtctcccctgagctgcctcttctccagactaaacaactccagttccctcagccctgctcctcacagaacttgtgttccaggcccctcaccagcttcgtagctcTTTGGGCATGTTCCAGGGCCtccatgcccttcttgtagtgaggagtccaaagctgaacacagctcttgaggtgcagcctcacaggagctgagtacagggggacgatcacctccctgatCCTGGTGGCTGCAgtattcctgatacaagccaggatgctgttggccttcttggccacctgggcacactggctcatgttcaggtgagcatcaatcagcacccacagatccttttcctctgcacagctttccagacactatgccccaagcctgtagcattgcatggggttattgtggccaaagtgcaggacctgtcACTAAACTCCATTCACCACCgctctctgggcctggccattCACCCAGGTTTTtacccagcaaagagtgtacctgtccaagtCAAAATAAGGTACTATATGCAGTTACTGTGGGTTTATTAATGTAAGTTACTTTCTGGGtagtttttctttaagtattcttcctcacttctttttcttttaatatttgcagCTCAGATTGGTGCCCCAGAAATAAATTTGCAGTCCATAAATGGTGTCATTAAAATTCAAGTTTCTCCTCCAGAAGCAAATCAGGTCCGAAAAATGTGGATATCTCAGTTGAGTTTTAAATATAATCTAGTTATCTGGGAAAATTCATCAGATGCAGAGGTATGattacattttgatttttgctttttgatcTCAGCTGCCAAAGATGTACTTAATTGCTTCATGTTCTAAGATTGAACTGTTTAACTATGTAACTGTTTAATTCTGTAACTCAGTATAACTGTTGCTATGCAATTGGGAAattgaggtttctttttttttggttggttgtttttttttttttttttttttttcaactagaGGACTTTGTTTGATGCTTTGTGATACaagttttatatttctgttaaatgctGGAGCCTAATGCATGAGGAACCAAGTGAAACCATCTCAGATAAGTTGGAGCAGCAGCTACCATCAACTAAGAGGAACAGGGAAGGGAAGTGGAAAGAAGCCTTCAGGGTAATGGGAAGAAGCATTTACAATGGAGTGTAGATATGGGAGGGGAGAGATAAGAGCCTGACTAACTGTCATAGTGCAGTTCTGTGTCATgaagttctttgttttcatattgtATGTCAGGAGAGTTTAAGGATTCTTCTGAGGTCTTAGAATTGTGAATTAATTTCCACGACTTAATCTTGCACAGAAGATACAGTATTTTCTGGACCCAGGTAGAAACAATCTTTCTTTCTAGTCTTTTAGGGGAATGGTTGCCAGCTAGATTAGGCCAGAAACTGAAGAGAGGTTTATGTTCATTTGGAAGATGTAGTCATTACACATCGAAGTGGGGGGGAAAAAGCCTCAAGTACAAGCTGCCTgcaaaaattcttcactgagaagtctggtcagctaagcagggagagagcagcagggagaggggtgCAGGTTTGATTAATGAATTGAGAAATACAAATGCGCTATTTTATCTTCAGAGTATGTATCTGAATGTGTGGCAAGCTCTTCTTTATGTACAGCAGTGCTGCAACCCTGCAAGTGGACACCCGGTTTCATGCATAAAGGAGTATCTCAGTCTCATGGCTAAGTTTGAAACTTCCCTTTAGCACTAATCAGCCCATATATTATCCTTTGTTCCCTATTTTATCCTTTTCTGGGGGGAGTATATTATATAAATGTGCTGAAACCTGGGGGAAAAtaagatactttaaaaatcagcttATTTGGAAGGTGCTGTTCATATGTTTGTTCACAATTCCTTCTTACAGGTCAGAAGTCAAAGTATTTTTCCGACAGACACAATCAGTGGTCTTGCACCAGAGACAACCTATTGTTTAAAAGTTCAAGCAACTCTTCCTTTATACTCTCAAGAAGGCTTATTCAGTCCCACTCATTGTGTAAAAACTACCCGTAAAGGTAAAACatgaaactttaattttaaattgattgCTTATTTAAACTTTTGGAAAGTATATTGTTTtaacacagcagaaatgcaCAGAGATGCCAAGTTCCTACTTCTTTTGGTATAAAAGCAGTCTTgacaattattttgattttctgttttaaatcaatACAATGTGTCACCTATCAGTGTTATAATTTTAATAGTACACAAAGGTTTTCACTGAGGCGAATTCTGTCCGCTAATTTGGAGTGCGAAAACTACTTTCTCTATATTGGAAAACTGGATATTTTTGGATTTGACTTTGAATCAGAAGGAAGTGTGTGTAGGCAGAACAAAAGACTTTTGTATATTTGGCAGTAAATGAACACACACAATCTTGAGccaagcttaaaaaaatgtctttcacgTAAGCCTTGGTGACTTTGTTCTTCCAGATTCTGAAGAATGGCTAGGTGGCAGTTTGCTTGCAACTAATGTCTTACATGTTTAAATTCAGACATGtaaaactcttttttattttgtttgagtgtctaagtatttttaaatatttattttagggGGAAATATAGTGTGGGAAGTGAGAAAGTCAAATGCTAGATTGCATGGTACATCAAAACTACTTCATGCTTACTTGTATGTATTTTACACGGTTTTCTAGGCAAGTCATTGCTGGACCAGTTTATTTCCACAAATCTCAATGCATCTGTACTCAATTTTACCTATGCTGCTTTTTAACTGATGCTTGTAATATTAAAGACTTAAATTCTCTGACATATACAGTGTATTACTTTACTATAATTATAATGAAAAcaggcaatttttattttttttcttactgtatgTGTGCCATCATTTATGTGATAACTGCCCAGTGTGAAATTGCTGAACAACTGACCACTCGGTGAGAAATTGCTGTAAAGCTTTTTAGTAACTCTggatttccttcccttttttcttccgTTTTATGCAGTAAATGACTTATTTTGTCCAGCAAATCTGAAAGTTTTTGCTTTGAACATGAAATTTCATCTGCATTGGAATAATCCGTATAAACAACATGTGAGCTACACCGTACAGTATCTCATGTGAGTTAAACAATTTCCATATCTCTGTATAAACTAATTATGTAGTTCTAAATGTTATCTATTGTATTTTACAAACACTTACTGGAAGCTAAATAGAAATACTTCACAAACATGGCTTAACATATTCAGTGTAACATTGGATACGTCATCTGGACATAGTGTGGCTTTGAAAGGATTGCAGATAACATTGTTATATAATGTCAGAATACTAGACTTATTTTAAGGGTGTTAAATACTTCATGAAAGGGACTATATACATGCTaagtagcatttttataaaatatcaagtttgcatttctttgtatctttaaatctgaagaaattaGATAACTAGAAGTAGTgagcaaaatgctgtttttcaaggTTTCAATTGTCACCATAGTTAATTATTTCTGGTCAGATTCCAAcgttaaaaagaaaactgtcatGTCTataaatctatatttttatgtctttatcTTTGTGTGTAGCacaaacattgtgactagcatCTAAATGTTGAGAGATACCTCATTAAAAAGTAGCATTCTTTTGGAATTCCCTTAGTatgacataaaaaaataatcaacttCATAGGGCTATTTGAAAAATCTtagtttgaatttttaaaactttaaaatcaaatgtaaatttttttcTAGTGAGGATTGATTAAGGCACTGGTTTGTATTTCCTGATCCAATTGGCTTCATTGTTTCAGTAATAactggaaaatacagttttctttatttttggaagaatagGTCTCTTAATTTTTTGTATGAAGTATTCTAAATGTGAATGTGCTGCTTTGGAATTTGTGGACCCCGTATAAAAACTTTATAATATCTTTTGCAGTGGTTATCTAAAGAAACTTCATGATGATTACTCTGTGAAGTGGCTCAATGTACCCAGATGTGAAAACATCACGAACACAGAATGCAATTTCACATCTATCATCACTATTACTTCTGGATTTTATTATCTCCGCGTGCAGGCCATGAATCAATATAATAAATCATGCTTGTCTAATGAAGTAATAATAGATCCTCTCAGAATAAGTAAGGagatgttttattaaataatttcatttcttaactAACTTGAACTTAATGCTGGTATTTGCACAAAAAAGCTTCCTGGATTGATGAAATAAGTTTCCCTACAGAAACTCTGCTAGGAGTCCTGGCCTCTTCGAGTTACACTGGAGTTTTTCCTTGGTCTTCTCTACTCAGCacagttgttttatttccctgtatTTAAAATCATAGCACTCGTCTTGCAAAATTGAAACTCAAAGCATTTTATGGCATTTTATAATCTAGTTGTCTATTGCATTAATCAACTTGTGAGATTATACTACAAATATTCCTTATCTGACTTTTGCCATTGGCGCTATTTTTCTGAGATACCAAGAACTGGTTTCAAAGACATAAGGTTGGAAACCAGTGCCTCTGTTTCCTCATGCATCTGCCTTCATCTCCTCCTTGCTCTCTATCCCTGCCCAGTGCACACCTGAATTCCGTGCTGAAGCAGTACTACACAAACACTGAGCTTCAACTCTGAAGAACTTAATGAAAAAAGCGATGTCTTAAATCACTGTAACATCCATCAAAATATGTAATGCTTTCCAATGTGAAATTATAGcatttgtaatttgttttgcatattttgggGTCGCAAGAAATGCAAGCTTACTAAAATATTTGACTTGATAAAAAGTTATCAGTTTTCAAGGTCAAGAAATGTTTAACATGTAGAGTGTAATATTCCATTTCCTTCCATATTAAAGATGGAATCAATAGCTATTCCGTAGGTCAGCTTACCCTTCTCAAAGctttttgtaattaaataatAGTGACAATTATACAATTGAAACCAAAAGCTTAAAAGCTTCTCAATATTAACTAAAAGTAAGTGGAAGAGGATATATGTGAAAAAGAGGACCCATGTCCTGATCAAATTAAGAAGCATTCCGTAGTTTCGCTTTGATTAGCACAGAGTGAATCCTATTGCCTGCTTATTTCATGCCACTGAAACTTGCAAAAACAAGATATGaacatgcaaagagaaaataattgaaatatttcacaggACCTGATTCTAAATAAAGCTGTTAGTCAAGTCagctttttaaatatgtttttttaaaaaagtcactGGCTTAAATTGCAATATTTCAGTCAATAtgtttatttgtattctttgtCTTGgttttgactcttttttttgtgtgtgtcttaAGATGAAATTGGCCCTCCTGCTGTAAAAGTGGACATCAGTGATGTTTTGCTTCATGTACAGATTTCTCCTCCAGGAGGACCTGAAGATAAAATCATGACGGAGCATTATTACTTATCTTACCAGATTGTGTATTGGAAGAATTCATCAGATAATGAGGTATGAACTAGTTAAATGAATGGTGTCCAACTTCTTACAGAATTACTTTTTCAGCAGAGGCTAAAACTCTGTTCTATTTGAGTGGCACCTGtaatgtttgtgtgtgttttactcctccaaattttctttttcaggaggAAGTGAAAGAGATAAAACAGACAATAGCGACAATCTCTGATCTAACACCTTCAACACAGTACTGTGtaaaagtaaaagcattttcagaagcttACAACAAAAGCAGTCCCTTCAGCAAAGAGGAATGTATCAAAACACCTGGAGGTAGGAATTGTTTAGGACTTGTCATGCCCATGGAATCAAAATTGTTAACGGTTCATAGGCCTTTGCAGATCTCATTAATTAGGAAATACTTGCAATATGACTTAATGTCCTTATCAAGTTAGCACCCATTTGACCAGAGATCATATCAGCAGTCTGTCactctgctgctctgtgttcTCTTGCGTTATGCTAATATGGCTTCCGGCCTGACCTGAACAAAATGACATTTGTTATTCCACAACATACCTCAGTTTAGAAATTCTCAGATTAATAACTGTAACGATTGCAAATTAAACT
The nucleotide sequence above comes from Oxyura jamaicensis isolate SHBP4307 breed ruddy duck chromosome 1, BPBGC_Ojam_1.0, whole genome shotgun sequence. Encoded proteins:
- the IFNAR1 gene encoding interferon alpha/beta receptor 1 isoform X1, with product MEAAGRRALALLLPLWCCLLASAPRRCAGQTDLKSPQDIEVYVVNTNFTLRWNYTGNDTNVTFSAEYQWFGDLKTSEAEWKELPGCQNVTDTECDFSSAITEYYDKHLVRVRAERKEDKSPWSSVFEMIPYFIAQIGAPEINLQSINGVIKIQVSPPEANQVRKMWISQLSFKYNLVIWENSSDAEVRSQSIFPTDTISGLAPETTYCLKVQATLPLYSQEGLFSPTHCVKTTRKVNDLFCPANLKVFALNMKFHLHWNNPYKQHVSYTVQYLIGYLKKLHDDYSVKWLNVPRCENITNTECNFTSIITITSGFYYLRVQAMNQYNKSCLSNEVIIDPLRINEIGPPAVKVDISDVLLHVQISPPGGPEDKIMTEHYYLSYQIVYWKNSSDNEEEVKEIKQTIATISDLTPSTQYCVKVKAFSEAYNKSSPFSKEECIKTPGDKKLPLIILATFVTALIAVLVVAVLFIFCLYQAYNKIKYVFFPSCKPPLNIEGFGEELFGSPYLPTAEEPIESCYVIESILEEVNQTDFKDYKHSKQSSRDSGNYSNDDDTSGSKGSDGMLEKEII
- the IFNAR1 gene encoding interferon alpha/beta receptor 1 isoform X2, producing the protein MEAAGRRALALLLPLWCCLLASAPRRCAGQTDLKSPQDIEVYVVNTNFTLRWNYTGNDTNVTFSAEYQWFGDLKTSEAEWKELPGCQNVTDTECDFSSAITEYYDKHLVRVRAERKEDKSPWSSVFEMIPYFIAQIGAPEINLQSINGVIKIQVSPPEANQVRKMWISQLSFKYNLVIWENSSDAEVRSQSIFPTDTISGLAPETTYCLKVQATLPLYSQEGLFSPTHCVKTTRKVNDLFCPANLKVFALNMKFHLHWNNPYKQHVSYTVQYLIGYLKKLHDDYSVKWLNVPRCENITNTECNFTSIITITSGFYYLRVQAMNQYNKSCLSNEVIIDPLRINEIGPPAVKVDISDVLLHVQISPPGGPEDKIMTEHYYLSYQIVYWKNSSDNEEEVKEIKQTIATISDLTPSTQYCVKVKAFSEAYNKSSPFSKEECIKTPGEGFGEELFGSPYLPTAEEPIESCYVIESILEEVNQTDFKDYKHSKQSSRDSGNYSNDDDTSGSKGSDGMLEKEII